The window GGAACCAAGGGACAAACTATTTATTTGAATACTCTCCACAGATTTTGGAGTCATTTGATAATAAACATTCGAATCGGGATTATTTTGTGAAATTCAATTGTCCAGAATTTACGAGTCTTTGCCCAAAGACAGGTCAGCCTGACTTTGCGACTATTTATATTAGCTATATCCCGGATCAAAAAATGGTTGAAAGTAAATCTTTGAAGCTTTACTTATTTAGTTTTCGAAATCATGGAGACTTTCATGAGGATTGCATGAACATTATTATGAATGATTTGATTGAGTTAATGGATCCAAAATATATTGAAGTATGGGGGAAATTCACACCAAGAGGTGGTATTTCGATCGATCCCTATGTGAATTATGGAAAGCCCTTAACCAAATTTGAGGAAATGGCCCATTACCGATTAATGAATCATGATCTATATCCAGAAAAAATTGATAATCGGTAAAAAATAAAGAAGGCAGCCATTTGAATAGGCTGCCTTTAATATTTGATCTTAAAAGACTGATAGCTATCGGTTTTGTTTGTATCTTGAACGATGACATCATTCACTTTGGAAAAAGGATTTCCTCTGCGAACATCCTCAATAAAAAGATCAAGATTACCCTGTGTACCCTCGGCTAATATCTCCACAGCCCCTTCTTCACTATTTTTTACCCAGCCACGTACATCGTACTGAACGGCTTTCATCTGTGAAAAATAACGAAATCCTACCCCTTGCACCTTACCATACACAGTTAGATGGATTTGCTTCAATAAATTTCCCTCCGGTTAAACCTTGTTAGCGCTTCCTTAGATGCGAATGGTTTATGACAATATAATTTACATCTTAATGTAAACGGATGCAACGAAAAAATTATATTACACAATTAAGTGAAAGACTATGTGAAATCACACAGTCTTTCAACTTTTTAAAAAATATAGTGAGATTGGTTAAAATGCCCAGTCTCCATTTCGGAAAACGGGTTCAATTTGTCCATCTGCAGTGACTCCATCAATATTCATTTCGGCTGAACCAATCATGAAATCGACATGAGTAATACTTTCATTTAATCCGTTCTCGGCCAACTCAGTCGAAGACATCTTTTTACCGCCTTCGATACAAAAGGCATAAGCACTACCGATGGCTAAGTGATTAGAGGCATTCTCATCGAATAGGGTATTATAAAATAATATATTAGATTGAGAAATAGGTGAGTTAAAAGGGACCAGGGCAACTTCTCCTAAGTAATGAGAGCCTTCGTCTGTCTCGATTAAATGTTTTAGAATTTCTTCTCCAACCTTCGCTTTTACACTCACAATTCGGCCATTTTCAAACGTTAAAGAAAAATCATTAATAATATTACCGCCGTAGCTTAATGGTTTTGTACTTGAAACAACCCCATTTACACCTGTTTTTAAAGGAACCGTAAACACTTCCTCAGTTGGCATATTTGCCATAAACTCGATCCCTTGCTCATTCTCACTACCAGCACCTACCCATAAATGTTTATCATTCAGTTCAATGGTGAGGTCTGTCCCAGGAGCTTTGTAGTGAAGCTTTTTATAGCGTTTTTCATTTAAATAATCAACTTTTTCATGGAGTGCGCTATCATGCTTTGTCCAAGCTTCAACAGGTTGGTCCGTATCAACTCGAGTAGCTTTAAAAATGGCTTCCCACAGTTTTTGGACTTTTGTTTCAGTGGATGCCTCAGGAAAGACCTTCTCTGCCCATGCATCAGATGCGGCAGCAATAACGGTCCAACTCACTTTATCTGATTGTATGTATTTTCGGTATTGCGCTAATGCTTTTCCGGTTGCCTTTTGAAAGTTTGCAATCCGTTCAGGATTTACACCCTTTAATAAATCGGGGCTAGAAGAAACAATTGACATAAAGGCAGCGCCAATTTCTGCAAGTTCTTCAGTTTCCTTTGCACGCCATTTTGGATATTCATTAAAAGCTTCATCTGAAGCTAAATCATATTTTAATCGGGAGACAACATCGTCGTTCCAATTGACAATAACATTCTCGGCACCATTTTCATAAGCTTTTTTTACAATGAGACGAACAAGTTCCTTTGAGTCAATCGAGGTGTTCACAACAAGGGTTTGCCCTTTTTGAATATTCACGCCTACTTTTACTGCAAGTTCAGCGTATTTCTCCAGGTTTTGTAAAAAGTTACTCATCCTTTTCGCTCCTCTACCAGAATCTTCTTGTTTATTGTATCGGTTTCCGAAAGAAAAAGAAACTAAAAGCCCGAAATTTCAATACTTTCTAGAGGGAGTTGGATATTTTTCGAATATTTTAATAAATAATGAAACCTTTTATATGGTATAATCGTATTAGGAATGAGAAAAAAATATTATTTGTTTTTTGGAGGAGTCTGTCAACAAGGGATATCTATATCCTTTGGATGACGGACTTTTTTTGTGCATTTTTTTTATTTTATACCAATACTAAGGAGGGAAAGGTGAGATTTTGATGTTAATACTTAAATTGTCCATGATATTAATTGCTTCAAAAATTGCGGGGGACATCAGTGTTAGACTAGGGCAGCCTTCTGTTCTTGGTAAGCTGTTAATTGGAATTGTGCTCGGACCATCTGTTTTAGGACTGGTAACGGAGACGGAAACGTTAGCAGAATTTAGTCAAATCGGGGTAATATTACTGATGTTTATCGCTGGATTAGAAACGGACCTTGATGAATTTAAACGAACGGGAAAGGCCTCCACTTCTGTTGGGCTGGGAGGAATTATTGTTCCACTTGTGTTGGGGTATTTTACAGGAAAGATGATGGATCTGACAACGATAGAATCATGGTTTTTAGGACTATTACTGTCGGCAACGAGTGTAAGTATTTCAGTTCAAGCTCTTAAAGAGATGAATAAACTGAAGACAAGCGAAGGGGCCACTATCTTAGGGGCAGCTGTTATAGATGATGTTGTTGTGATCTTGGCATTGGCATTTTTAATGAGTTTGGCAGGTGGAGAAGTCAATTTAGGAATAACAATATTAAAGCAGGTGCTATTTTTTGCAGGTGCTATTCTTGTGGGCTGGAAAGTGGTTCCTTGGTTCTTGAAAAAATTCGCACCGTTACGAGTGACAGAAACGGTTATTTCATCGGCTTTAATCATCTGTTTCTTGTTTGCTTACATGGCAGAATATACGGGTGTCGCTGCCATCATTGGTGCATATATTGCTGGAATAGCCATTAGTTTAACTAACTATAAACACGAGGTATTTGAAAAGGTAGAGACGATTGGTTATTCCATTTTTGTACCTGTATTTTTTACATCGATAGGGATTTCTGCTCAGTTTGGTGGAATTTCCGAACATTTAGGTTTGATTATCATATTAAGCTTTATTGCTATTTTATCAAAACTATCCGGTGCAATGATTGGGGCTCGAGTCTCTGGATTTTCTTGGAACAGTTCGTTAGGAATTGGAGCCGCCATGGTATCACGTGGCGAAGTGGCATTAATTATTGCCTCGATTGGATTAGAGACGAAGCTTTTGAGTTCAGATTTGTTTGCCGTTATTGTTGTGGTGATTCTGGTTACAACGATCGTAACTCCGCCGATGATGAAATGGTTTTTTAGTCCAAATACGAAGGAAAAACGGGAGCAAAGTGCATGAAAAGAAAGGTCATCGAGATATTCGATGACCCTTCTCTTTAAGACCTATGAAACTTAGGCAGATCCTTTTTCAATTTGGTGGGAGTTTTCCTTTTCGTACAATGAAAACATCAACTGAAAAATAATGGCGCTTAACACCGCTAATAGACTTAAAATGAAAATCGTCCAGTCATAGCCAATCCAAACCGTTAATGGTATCGAGATTGGAGCAATTGTTTTGCCAATCGTATAGCGAAGGCTTGCTGCAGCAAAATATTGTCCCCTCATATGTGCGGGTGCAATCCTAGATACGAAGGTTTGCTGGATACCAGCAACAATTAACTCCCCAAATGTAAAAATGGCCATCGCTAATATTAATCCCCAAATCCATGTGGTATGTCCTAATAAGAAAATACTTACAGCGTACATTAAGGAGGACAGGATGAATGCATATCTTTCATGGTATTTTGTCATCCATTTGGTCACGACCACCGTTAATAAGGCAACCAAAAAACCATTTTCCGATAAAAGAATTCCAAATGCCTGCGCTCCTTTAATCGATAAGGACCAATCACCAAGTGAAAAAACAGTTTGTAGGCCAACTTTTTCCTTCGTGTAGACAGGAATCAGCAAATCAAGTTGCATAAACGTTTGGGCAAGGAGAATTCCCCCGATTATGTATAATAAAAAGATTTTGTCCTTCGCGATAATCCGATAATCTTTCAATTGGTTGATTAAAAAAGAGTACCAGTATTGCTTTTCGTTTGTCTCAAAACGTGAAAAGGACGGTGCTGTCTCTCGAGTCCATTTTGCTAAAATGAAGGCTAACAGGATACAAGCACTTCCAGCGATCAGCATAAGTTGGAAACGGTAATGGGTATAGAACATGGCGCCTATTAATGGACCAATGACAACAGCAATATTGATTGAGGTATAAAAAATGGCAAATACGCTACTACGATTTTCCTCGTCTACTACATCAGCCACCATCGCCTGACTTGCTGGCCAATAGAAGGCTCCAAAAATTCCTACAAATGCATAGCAGATGAAACTTAAAACAGGTGAGTCAAGCCAAGGTGAATTCGCTATTCCAAACAGAATAAAACAAAATCCTTGTCCAAAGGCGGAAAATACCATCATCCGCTTACGACCATAAAGATCAGCACAATATCCTCCCATTAAATTTGCAAAAACCGAGAAAAGTTGCGAAAAGATCAGCAAAAGTCCAGCTGTATCTTTACCAAATTCCTCTGAAAAGTAGATGGTTAGGAAAGGAAAGAACATCCAAAAGGAGATGTTCATCAATGCCTCACCATACAATCGAATTTTTAAATTCCGATCCCAATCTCTCAATTTCATGTTATTTCCTCTTTTCCCATCACAGGGAAAGATGATGGGTTTCTATTTGTCTTTGTTTGTTTCAAGGGCAGCTTTTAATAAATCACCTAAGCTGTTTCCAAATGATTCAGTTTTTGTGTATTTTTGAACAAGTTGCCTTTCTTCTCGCTTGTTAACAGCTTTTTTACGTCCTTCTGCTTTTTCAACAACATTACAAGGTCGACATTGAAAATAGACACCAGCTTTTCCTTCATGCAACTCCATTTTTTTGTGGCATTGAGGGCAACGTCGATTTGATAACTTTGCGTCCTTATGTTTACGATAGCAGCATTCCATATTGGAACATACAAGAATTTTTCCTTCCTTGGTGCTTCTCTCTTTTAAAAATGATCCGCATTCTGGACATTTTGAACCAGTTAAGTTATGGGCACGGTAAGTTCTATCCGTTGTTTTAATTTCTGAAACAAGGTCCTTAGTTTGTTGACGAATTTTTTGTAAAAATTGCTTAGCATCACCTTTTCCGCGGGCAATAAGCTCAAGGTCCTTTTCCCAACGGGCAGTTAATTCCGGCGATTTCAGCTCTTCATTGACTAACTCATACAATTGTTTTCCCTTACGGCTTGGATATAAGCGACCATTTTGACGTTCAACAACTTCTGTTTCAATAATCCGCTCGATAATTTCAGCACGAGT of the Bacillus sp. 1NLA3E genome contains:
- a CDS encoding acylphosphatase, giving the protein MKQIHLTVYGKVQGVGFRYFSQMKAVQYDVRGWVKNSEEGAVEILAEGTQGNLDLFIEDVRRGNPFSKVNDVIVQDTNKTDSYQSFKIKY
- a CDS encoding aminopeptidase codes for the protein MSNFLQNLEKYAELAVKVGVNIQKGQTLVVNTSIDSKELVRLIVKKAYENGAENVIVNWNDDVVSRLKYDLASDEAFNEYPKWRAKETEELAEIGAAFMSIVSSSPDLLKGVNPERIANFQKATGKALAQYRKYIQSDKVSWTVIAAASDAWAEKVFPEASTETKVQKLWEAIFKATRVDTDQPVEAWTKHDSALHEKVDYLNEKRYKKLHYKAPGTDLTIELNDKHLWVGAGSENEQGIEFMANMPTEEVFTVPLKTGVNGVVSSTKPLSYGGNIINDFSLTFENGRIVSVKAKVGEEILKHLIETDEGSHYLGEVALVPFNSPISQSNILFYNTLFDENASNHLAIGSAYAFCIEGGKKMSSTELAENGLNESITHVDFMIGSAEMNIDGVTADGQIEPVFRNGDWAF
- the queF gene encoding preQ(1) synthase codes for the protein MAGRKDEELKDITLLGNQGTNYLFEYSPQILESFDNKHSNRDYFVKFNCPEFTSLCPKTGQPDFATIYISYIPDQKMVESKSLKLYLFSFRNHGDFHEDCMNIIMNDLIELMDPKYIEVWGKFTPRGGISIDPYVNYGKPLTKFEEMAHYRLMNHDLYPEKIDNR
- a CDS encoding cation:proton antiporter, producing the protein MLILKLSMILIASKIAGDISVRLGQPSVLGKLLIGIVLGPSVLGLVTETETLAEFSQIGVILLMFIAGLETDLDEFKRTGKASTSVGLGGIIVPLVLGYFTGKMMDLTTIESWFLGLLLSATSVSISVQALKEMNKLKTSEGATILGAAVIDDVVVILALAFLMSLAGGEVNLGITILKQVLFFAGAILVGWKVVPWFLKKFAPLRVTETVISSALIICFLFAYMAEYTGVAAIIGAYIAGIAISLTNYKHEVFEKVETIGYSIFVPVFFTSIGISAQFGGISEHLGLIIILSFIAILSKLSGAMIGARVSGFSWNSSLGIGAAMVSRGEVALIIASIGLETKLLSSDLFAVIVVVILVTTIVTPPMMKWFFSPNTKEKREQSA
- a CDS encoding MDR family MFS transporter; the protein is MKLRDWDRNLKIRLYGEALMNISFWMFFPFLTIYFSEEFGKDTAGLLLIFSQLFSVFANLMGGYCADLYGRKRMMVFSAFGQGFCFILFGIANSPWLDSPVLSFICYAFVGIFGAFYWPASQAMVADVVDEENRSSVFAIFYTSINIAVVIGPLIGAMFYTHYRFQLMLIAGSACILLAFILAKWTRETAPSFSRFETNEKQYWYSFLINQLKDYRIIAKDKIFLLYIIGGILLAQTFMQLDLLIPVYTKEKVGLQTVFSLGDWSLSIKGAQAFGILLSENGFLVALLTVVVTKWMTKYHERYAFILSSLMYAVSIFLLGHTTWIWGLILAMAIFTFGELIVAGIQQTFVSRIAPAHMRGQYFAAASLRYTIGKTIAPISIPLTVWIGYDWTIFILSLLAVLSAIIFQLMFSLYEKENSHQIEKGSA